Proteins encoded by one window of Cydia fagiglandana chromosome Z, ilCydFagi1.1, whole genome shotgun sequence:
- the LOC134678532 gene encoding uncharacterized protein LOC134678532 codes for MSEPASPMEFQDWTLDIDHLIMEIEGRSPLWDKYLKSYSDRILKTRLWEEVCQNVIPKWEELTKDKKKKTGADLQKKWKNLKDCFSRELASQKKSVSGESGKKKRKYIYFDQLSFLIAINTPRDTSSNVKPMEECAKSDIQSDEENTQPKQDTRRSRHLRKKQTGAEVKKGNRY; via the exons AtgtcggaacctgcttctccaatggagttccAAGATTGGACGCTAGAtattgaccatttaattatggaaatcgAAGGAAGATCACCTTTGTGGGATAAATACTTGAAATCATACAGCGATCGCATACTGAAGACACGTTTGTGGGAGGAGGTTTGTCAAAACGTTATACCGAAGTGGGAGGAACTAACCAAGGATAAAAAGAAAAAGACCG GTGCCGACTTACAAAAAAAGTGGAAGAACTTAAAAGACTGTTTCTCAAGAGAATTAGCTTCGCAAAAGAAAAGTGTGTCTGGTGAATCGGGGAAGAAGAAACGCAAGTACATTTACTTCGATCAACTTTCGTTCTTGATAGCTATTAATACTCCTAGGGATACTAGTAGTAACGTCAAACCTATGGAAGAATGCGCGAAATCTGACATTCAGTCGGATGAGGAAAATACCCAACCAAAGCAAGACACTAGACGTTCTAGACATCTACGTAAGAAACAGACAGGCGCTGAAGTAAAAAAAGGAAACAGATATTGA
- the LOC134679016 gene encoding thialysine N-epsilon-acetyltransferase-like isoform X1 gives MESEDFHGVDALIRPARKDDMVAVASLIQELADFQNMSDGPKINATDLQRDGFETTPPAFQLLVAENKKNNAIIGYALYFTTYSTWEGPAMMLEDLYVKPALRKQGIGKRLFNAVTKQAALARCSRLDFHVLEWNKAKSFYESIGAVNLTNTEQWCLYRLSGDAFQKAANHK, from the exons ATGGAAAGTGAGGATTTTCACGGTGTTGATGCGCTTATCAGACCAGCCAGAAAGGACGATATGGTGGCTGTCGCTAGTTTAATACAG GAACTGGCTGATTTTCAAAATATGTCAGATGGTCCGAAAATTAATGCTACAG atttacaGCGAGATGGCTTTGAAACAACACCACCAGCATTTCAGCTTCTTGTAGCTGAGAACAAAAAGAATAATGCAATTATTGGCTATGCTCTGTACTTTACAACATACTCAACTTGGGAGGGACCGGCAATGATGCTGGAAGATTTGTATGTAAAACCTGCACTGAGGAAGCAAGGTATAGGGAAAAGGCTTTTTAATGCAGTTACCAAG CAAGCAGCACTGGCTAGATGTTCACGATTAGACTTTCATGTCTTGGAATGGAATAAAGCTAAATCATTTTACGAGTCCATTGGAGCTGTAAACCTGACCAACACTGAACAATGGTGCTTGTATCGTCTGTCTGGGGATGCTTTTCAAAAAGCAGCTAATCACAAATAA
- the LOC134679016 gene encoding thialysine N-epsilon-acetyltransferase-like isoform X2, producing MESEDFHGVDALIRPARKDDMELADFQNMSDGPKINATDLQRDGFETTPPAFQLLVAENKKNNAIIGYALYFTTYSTWEGPAMMLEDLYVKPALRKQGIGKRLFNAVTKQAALARCSRLDFHVLEWNKAKSFYESIGAVNLTNTEQWCLYRLSGDAFQKAANHK from the exons ATGGAAAGTGAGGATTTTCACGGTGTTGATGCGCTTATCAGACCAGCCAGAAAGGACGATATG GAACTGGCTGATTTTCAAAATATGTCAGATGGTCCGAAAATTAATGCTACAG atttacaGCGAGATGGCTTTGAAACAACACCACCAGCATTTCAGCTTCTTGTAGCTGAGAACAAAAAGAATAATGCAATTATTGGCTATGCTCTGTACTTTACAACATACTCAACTTGGGAGGGACCGGCAATGATGCTGGAAGATTTGTATGTAAAACCTGCACTGAGGAAGCAAGGTATAGGGAAAAGGCTTTTTAATGCAGTTACCAAG CAAGCAGCACTGGCTAGATGTTCACGATTAGACTTTCATGTCTTGGAATGGAATAAAGCTAAATCATTTTACGAGTCCATTGGAGCTGTAAACCTGACCAACACTGAACAATGGTGCTTGTATCGTCTGTCTGGGGATGCTTTTCAAAAAGCAGCTAATCACAAATAA